One genomic window of Fusarium fujikuroi IMI 58289 draft genome, chromosome FFUJ_chr01 includes the following:
- a CDS encoding related to aminotriazole resistance protein, whose product MADHSSEKRPDFVIDSAPQNTALTSPGQEKIVPGDVIDNEKSCHPLSSDNRPQENVSSNDDGSGDAESVDSKDELRLSKARCIALVCTVTGASFLNTLASQSVVIILPQIGRALDVPDTRLQWVVSSYVLTFGCFLLLWGRIADIYGKRLIFILGSFWVTICCVVNAFIPTEIAFDLFRGLHGLGAAANVPTAIGILGTTFPPGKAKNYAFSAYAAGAPLGSVCGNLVSGLIAEFASWKWVFGALAIMAGMIAVAGVFCIPSPPPELRPEHNNLRSKTAAVDWIGATLITCGLLALMFALTEGNVVGWTAPWIPVLIVVSFGVIVAFFFWQRYLEQKTNRPPLVKVSIFNNWRFTTVMIIMGFFFGGFNNYLIYATYYFQDYQGLSPLQTMLRFIPTGVSGFVVAFFTAYFLSRVPTFFILAFGHVAVCIAAVLYAVPIPPTTSYFAWGFWAMILSVVGADTAWPCLTLFTSHSLPREDQAVGGALINSSGMIGRAISLAIATSIQSSVMAKERGVSVQDVGPVKEWDAPSLNGLRAGAWTNFGILFIALALVVYTFRSMEIIGKIPDRPERSEGVVNQEDTDVERRG is encoded by the exons ATGGCTGACCATTCCAGTGAGAAGAGACCAGACTTTGTCATCGACTCTGCTCCCCAAAATACTGCTCTAACCTCCCCAGGGCAGGAAAAGATTGTCCCTGGAGATGTGATTGATAACGAAAAGTCTTGTCACCCTCTTAGCTCCGACAATCGGCCTCAAGAGAATGTTTCTTCCAACGATGACGGGAGCGGTGATGCAGAATCGGTAGATTCGAAGGATGAGTTGAGATTATCCAAGGCGCGTTGTATAGCTCTCGTCTGCACTGTCACAGgagcttcttttctcaac ACTCTTGCTAGCCAAAGTGTCGTTATCATCCTTCCTCAGATTGGTCGGGCCCTCGATGTTCCTGATACGAGACTTCAATGGGTAGTATCGTCTTACGTCTTGACATTTGGCTGCTTCTTGTTACTCTGGGGCCGGATCGCAGATATCTACGGCAAGAGACTGATTTTCATACTGGGGTCCTTTTGGGTTACTATCTGCTGTGTTGTCAATGCTTTCATACCTACTGAGATTGCATTCGATCTATTCCGTGGCCTTCACGGGCTG GGTGCTGCTGCTAATGTTCCCACGGCGATTGGTATCCTCGGGACTACGTTTCCTCCGGGCAAGGCAAAGAACTACGCCTTCAGTGCATACG CTGCCGGTGCCCCCCTCGGTAGCGTCTGCGGTAATCTCGTCTCCGGTCTCATCGCGGAATTCGCCAGTTGGAAATGGGTCTTTGGTGCCCTAGCCATCATGGCCGGCATGATCGCCGTTGCCGGTGTCTTCTGCATCCCGTCTCCGCCCCCGGAGCTCCGGCCCGAGCATAACAACCTCCGGTCCAAGACGGCGGCCGTGGACTGGATTGGCGCTACTCTCATCACGTGTGGACTCCTTGCACTCATGTTTGCTTTGACTGAGGGAAACGTTGTTGGCTGGACTGCACCTTGGATCCCCGTGCTCATCGTTGTGTCGTTTGGAGTCATCGTTGCGTTCTTCTTTTGGCAGCGATATCTCGAGCAGAAGACGAATCGACCACCACTTGTCAAAGTgtcaatcttcaacaactggCGATTCACAACcgtcatgatcatcatggGCTTTTTCTTTGGTGGATTCAACAACTATCTCATCTACGCAACGTACTACTTCCAGGATTACCAAGGTCTCTCACCACTGCAGACAATGTTGCGATTCATCCCTACTGGTGTAAGCGGCTTCGTGGTTGCTTTTTTCACGGCCTACTTCCTTTCACGGGTTCCGACGTTCTTTATCCTGGCGTTCGGACATGTGGCTGTTTGCATTGCTGCTGTTTTGTACGCGGTGCCAATCCCCCCGACGACATCATATTTCGCATGGGGGTTCTGGGCTATGATCCTATCTGTTGTTGGAGCCGACACGGCTTGGCCTTGCCTCACACTCTTTACTTCGCATTCTCTTCCCAGAGAGGATCAAGCTGTTGGCGGTGCACTCATCAACTCATCCGGTATGATCGGTCGCGCCATTTCACTGGCTATTGCCACTTCCATACAGTCATCTGTTATGGCTAAAGAGAGAGGCGTGAGTGTTCAAGATGTAGGACCAGTTAAGGAATGGGATGCACCGTCTCTAAACGGTCTTCGCGCCGGAGCTTGGACAAACTTTGGCATCCTTTTCATTGCACTCGCACTCGTTGTGTACACTTTTAGGAGTATGGAAATCATAGGAAAGATTCCAGATCGCCCGGAAAGATCTGAGGGTGTGGTTAACCAGGAGGATACAGACGTTGagagacgaggatga
- a CDS encoding related to ATPases, translating into MFQDRSEAEVPSGTESPKASSKVNVRRRNSGAGRSAPLVNRIKDVAADVYQKTVVELILRRKHVTVSTDGRRIPLQLEHEAPLIDTRRGLAYVSNSIRTSRYTVWDFIPKQLFFQFSRVGNFYFLCVGIPQMIPGLSTTGSYTTILPLLFFVMLTIVKEGYDDYRRYRLDKIENAGFATVLGREDKYTGKLRPVNKWTKLNPFLTHSTAEPHPVPEEEFNGLRWVPVRWSEIKVGDIIRLCRDEPIPADLVLLHSDGENKLAYIETMALDGETNLKSKQVTPALEGCDTIEGISKCKADFVVENPNPDLYNFDGRVTVSEKTVPLTSNEVIYRGSVVRNTNTAIGLVINTGEDCKIRMNANKHPKAKKPALERVVNKIVVTLATYVVVLSVGVSMGYVKWQKSTERHSWYLEQAKVPFYQIIIAFIIMFNNVVPLSLYISLEIVKVGQLLMLNSDIEMYDEETDTPARCNTNTILENLGQVGYVFSDKTGTLTDNIMKFRKISVAGTVWLHEMDLEPKVDEAEDFKLDEESEPSEPSVYKTDPVTVVIREEQAEASNEPSTPLVLASPSRPSMSPRPSISHRPSMAPSRPSMAPSRNSFGSRRSSSQWRSTGRPDHIQPDVTTNDLIEYLRLRPNSGFARKAKQYILAVALCHTCLPEYKENGKLEFQAASPDELALVRAAQELGYLVINRTTQTITLQVTQPDGHEEELKYEVLDVIEFTSARKKMSVVVRFPDGRVSVICKGADSAILPRLKMSQIAKQKASEVRKSAELEREMHRRSEQQEPRNSFGGRPSLTIRRNPGVSRDRSTSRRPNVDRSKSFEFGRLSRRSEDKPRLSIATRGVSIDLPRGQYLNTPVHYQQPIPEHLAFLEDPALLDDSETFAKCFKHLDDFATEGLRTLLFAQKFITEQEYQAWKKIWDEATTSLSDRQQRIEDAGDMIEQSFDLVGATAIEDKLQKGVPETIERLRKANIKVWMLTGDKRETAINIAHSARICRPGSDLYILDITKGSLDSQLVALQEDLSAGSVHSVVVIDGQTLAAVEKSPELSATFFTVMLQVNSVICCRASPAQKALLVSTVRSRLKKYHGKKRRGLTLAIGDGANDLAMISASHVGIGISGKEGLQAARVADYAIAQFRFLQRMLLVHGRWNYVRTAKFILYTFWKEMFFYLPTAQYQRYTGYSGTSLYEATSLTVFNTLFTSLCVICMGIWEQDLSAETLLAVPELYVYGQRNQGLNIWKFGRWMLLGAIEGVICWYGVWAGHGWITPAARDQGLYALGTLVFSVGVLWINWKLFIFETHYKSTIVMVSFFVTTIGWFAWLSFLDAAYAGSPSGPYAIRNSFTEQFGADAVWWATLFIVLGLLGLFEIVLKCVKRLLLIAGLWDWPPWGKSRRGENIEEWDVELWQELEQDPALRERLKRLARDEQVEEEDEFEHGIEEGLRGR; encoded by the exons ATGTTCCAAGATCGATCTGAGGCTGAGGTGCCATCAGGCACCGAATCTCCGAAAGCCAGTTCAAAGGTCAATGTTCGCCGTCGCAACAGTGGTGCCGGTCGCTCCGCGCCATTGGTCAATCGCATAAAGGATGTTGCTGCAGATGTATATCAGAAGACCGTTGTTGAGCTTATTCTGCGTCGCAAGCATGTTACTGTGTCGACTGATGGGCGACGTATACCTCTCCAACTCGAACACGAAGCCCCTTTGATCGATACTCGCCGCGGTCTCGCATATGTCTCGAACAGCATTCGAACGTCCAGATACACAGTATGGGACTTTATACCCAAGCAACTTTTCTTTCAGTTCTCTCGCGTTGGAAACTTTTATTTCCTTTGCGTTGGTATACCGCAGATG ATTCCAGGCCTTTCGACGACCGGATCCTACACCACTATTCTACCGCTCTTATTCTTTGTGATGTTGACGATTGTCAAAGAAGGTTACGACGACTATCGAAGGTATCGCCTGGATAAAATCGAGAACGCTGGCTTCGCGACTGTGCTTGGACGAGAAGATAAATACACGGGAAAGCTACGACCAGTTAATAAGTGGACAAAGCTTAACCCGTTTTTGACCCATTCGACCGCTGAGCCGCATCCCGTACCGGAGGAGGAATTCAATGGATTGCGCTGGGTTCCTGTGAGATGGAGCGAGATCAAGGTCGGAGATATCATCAGGCTTTGCCGAGACGAGCCTATTCCCGCAGACCTTGTTTTGCTACATAGTGACGGGGAGAACAAGTTGGCGTATATCGAAACTATGGCTCTTGATGGAGAGACCAATCTCAAGAGCAAGCAGGTCACGCCTGCTTTGGAAGGCTGTGATACGATCGAGGGGATTTCCAAGTGCAAGGCCGATTTCGTCGTTGAGAACCCAAATCCTGACCTCTACAACTTTGATGGTCGCGTGACAGTCAGCGAAAAGACTGTGCCCTTGACTTCAAATGAGGTTATTTATCGCGGAAGTGTTGTtcgcaacaccaacacagcAATTGGGCTAGTAATCAACACTGGCGAGGACTGCAAGATTCGCATGAACGCCAACAAGCACCCAAAAGCCAAAAAGCCGGCCCTCGAGCGCGTTGTCAACAAAATCGTCGTTACCCTTGCCACTTATGTCGTGGTCTTATCTGTTGGGGTGTCTATGGGCTATGTCAAATGGCAAAAGAGCACAGAAAGGCATTCATGGTATTTGGAACAAGCAAAGGTACCTTTCTACCAGATCATCATTGCATTCATTATCATGTTCAATAATGTGGTACCCCTGTCGCTTTATATCAGCCTCGAAATCGTCAAAGTCGGTCAGTTGCTGATGCTGAACTCGGATATTGAAATgtatgatgaagagacagaTACCCCTGCCCGATGCAATACGAACACTATCCTCGAGAATCTGGGTCAGGTGGGATACGTCTTCTCAGACAAGACAGGAACCTTGACGGACAATATCATGAAATTTCGAAAGATTAGCGTTGCAGGAACTGTTTGGTTGCATGAGATGGACCTGGAACCAAAGGTCGATGAAGCGGAAGATTTTAAGCTCGATGAGGAGTCTGAGCCAAGTGAGCCTTCAGTCTACAAGACAGACCCCGTCACGGTCGTTATCAGAGAGGAACAGGCCGAGGCGTCAAATGAACCGTCCACACCACTAGTCCTCGCCTCGCCATCTCGACCCTCCATGTCACCTCGCCCTTCCATATCTCATCGCCCATCTATGGCACCCTCGAGACCTTCAATGGCACCATCGCGCAATTCGTTTGGGAGTCGTAGGTCTTCGTCCCAATGGCGTTCAACGGGACGACCAGATCATATTCAGCCCGACGTTACTACGAATGATCTTATTGAGTACCTACGTCTCCGTCCTAACTCGGGGTTTGCTAGAAAGGCGAAGCAGTACATTCTCGCCGTAGCTCTGTGCCATACCTGTTTGCCTGAATATAAGGAGAACGGAAAGCTAGAGTTTCAAGCAGCATCTCCCGACGAGCTAGCTCTCGTCAGGGCTGCTCAGGAACTCGGTTACCTTGTCATTAATCGAACGACGCAAACCATCACTCTTCAGGTCACTCAGCCTGACGGCCACGAGGAAGAGCTCAAGTACGAGGTGCTGGACGTGATTGAATTTACCAGCGCAAGGAAAAAGATGTCCGTCGTTGTGCGTTTCCCAGACGGTCGTGTGTCGGTCATCTGTAAAGGTGCCGACTCTGCTATCTTACCTCGTCTTAAGATGTCGCAGATTGCCAAGCAGAAAGCTAGTGAGGTTCGAAAGAGCGCCGAGCTGGAGCGTGAGATGCACCGACGCAGCGAGCAGCAAGAGCCGCGTAATAGTTTTGGTGGTAGGCCCAGTCTCACCATCCGACGAAACCCAGGCGTGTCGAGGGACCGGAGCACAAGCAGACGGCCCAATGTGGACAGAAGCAAGTCGTTCGAATTTGGCCGACTTTCTAGGCGCTCGGAGGATAAGCCCCGCCTGTCCATTGCGACTCGCGGTGTGTCAATCGACCTCCCTCGAGGCCAGTATTTGAACACTCCCGTTCATTACCAGCAACCAATTCCCGAACACCTGGCCTTCCTCGAGGATCCAGCCCTGCTTGACGACTCTGAGACATTTGCTAAGTGCTTTAAGCACCTGGATGACTTTGCCACTGAGGGCCTTCGTACGCTACTCTTTGCGCAAAAGTTTATCACGGAACAAGAGTATCAGGCCTGGAAAAAGATCTGGGATGAGGCCACGACTAGCCTCAGTGATCGTCAACAGCGCATCGAGGATGCCGGCGACATGATCGAGCAGTCgtttgatcttgttggtgcAACTGCCATTGAGGATAAGCTACAGAAGGGTGTCCCTGAGACAATTGAGAGGTTGCGAAAGGCCAATATCAAGGTTTGGATGCTTACAGGTGATAAGCGAGAGACCGCTATCAACATCGCTCACTCCGCCAGAATTTGCCGGCCCGGCTCAGATCTCTACATCCTCGACATTACCAAGGGAAGTCTTGATTCGCAGCTGGTTGCCCTTCAAGAGGATCTTTCAGCTGGCTCGGTCCATAGTGTGGTTGTTATTGATGGCCAAACGCTGGCGGCTGTTGAAAAATCGCCAGAGTTATCTGCCACATTCTTTACGGTGATGTTACAAGTCAACTCGGTCATTTGCTGCCGTGCCTCTCCAGCGCAGAAAGCACTACTGGTAAGCACCGTTCGGTCTCGCCTCAAGAAATACCATGGTAAGAAACGTCGAGGCCTAACCCTGGCCATCGGCGATGGTGCAAATGACTTGGCCATGATCTCAGCCAGCCACGTGGGCATTGGTATATCTGGAAAGGAAGGTCTTCAAGCAGCTCGCGTGGCAGACTATGCCATTGCTCAGTTCCGGTTCTTGCAGAGAATGCTGCTTGTCCATGGGCGATGGAATTACGTCCGTACCGCCAAGTTCATTCTTTATACCTTCTGGAAGGAAATGTTCTTTTACCTGCCAACAGCGCAGTATCAAAGATACACCGGCTATAGCGGCACGTCTCTGTATGAAGCTACCAGTCTGACCGTTTTCAACACACTTTTTACGAGTCTCTGCGTTATCTGTATGGGAATTTGGGAGCAGGATCTCAGCGCTGAGACACTGCTGGCCGTTCCCGAGCTTTATGTCTACGGACAGCGCAACCAGGGCCTCAACATCTGGAAGTTTGGTCGGTGGATGCTTCTTGGTGCCATTGAGGGGGTGATCTGTTGGTATGGTGTCTGGGCTGGCCATGGTTGGATCACGCCGGCAGCGCGCGACCAAGGCTTGTATGCCCTGGGGACGCTCGTATTTTCAGTTGGAGTTCTCTGGATCAACTGGAAACTTTT CATTTTCGAAACCCATTACAAGTCTACCATTGTCATGGTATCTTTCTTTGTTACTACTATCGGCTGGTTCGCTTGGCTGTCTTTCCTCGACGCAGCCTATGCGGGTAGCCCGTCTGGACCATACGCAATTCGAAATAGTTTCACGGAACAATTCGGGGCCGACGCAGTATGGTGGGCAACATTGTTCATCGTACTAGGGCTCCTGGGTTTGTTCGAGATCGTGCTCAAATGCGTGAAGCGTCTTCTCCTCATTGCTGGACTTTGGGATTGGCCGCCCTGGGGAAAGAGTCGTCGCGGTGAGAATATCGAAGAATGGGACGTTGAGCTATGGCAGGAGTTAGAGCAGGATCCGGCATTACGAGAGCGCTTAAAGCGACTTGCTCGTGATGAAcaggtggaagaggaggatgaattCGAGCACGGCATTGAGGAAGGGCTCCGGGGACGCTGA